From a region of the bacterium genome:
- a CDS encoding HEPN domain-containing protein, with protein MDQTIRDMIAGQMNKAAEKLAAAKSLAKEGFFDDAISRAYYSMFHAAAAVLLTEGITVNSHSALKSMFGLHIVKTGKLDKHFGKMLNKIKDERENGDYDIFTFFEDEDAKKDIKEAENFLNRMKKYLKDNHGIKI; from the coding sequence ATGGACCAAACAATAAGAGATATGATTGCCGGCCAAATGAATAAGGCCGCGGAAAAGTTGGCGGCAGCCAAATCTTTAGCTAAGGAAGGCTTTTTTGATGATGCCATCTCAAGGGCATACTACTCTATGTTTCATGCTGCTGCGGCTGTTCTTTTAACTGAGGGGATTACTGTAAACAGTCATAGCGCCCTTAAGTCTATGTTCGGTCTCCATATAGTAAAGACTGGTAAATTAGACAAACACTTTGGGAAAATGTTGAATAAGATAAAAGACGAGCGTGAGAATGGTGACTACGATATATTCACCTTTTTCGAAGATGAAGACGCTAAGAAAGACATTAAGGAGGCAGAAAACTTCCTTAATAGGATGAAAAAATACCTGAAAGATAACCACGGGATAAAAATCTAA